In Candidatus Desulfofervidus auxilii, one genomic interval encodes:
- a CDS encoding GspMb/PilO family protein — translation MKLITQFRYLLKNKEKRYLIIVISLVFLGVIIFHIKWVLPLQTEINILREKINSKKALIQKYNEQISYYKPKLSSLKKELRELKIEREKWFSAQEPYKLAASIEQKLKPLAEEGELEINNYQVLGEKEREGFKEIRIRFDLKTHIRGITELLEKIEALKGIYISEFSITKLRYGIKKYDLRVRLVCAKLVYG, via the coding sequence ATGAAATTAATAACTCAATTTAGATACTTACTTAAAAACAAAGAAAAAAGATATCTAATCATAGTGATTTCTTTGGTTTTTCTGGGAGTAATTATTTTCCATATCAAATGGGTTTTACCTCTTCAGACAGAAATTAATATTTTAAGAGAAAAAATAAACTCTAAAAAGGCACTCATCCAAAAATATAATGAACAGATTAGCTATTATAAACCCAAGCTTTCTTCCCTTAAGAAGGAGTTGAGAGAATTAAAAATAGAGAGGGAAAAATGGTTTTCGGCACAGGAACCTTATAAGTTAGCTGCATCCATTGAACAGAAGTTGAAACCGTTAGCAGAAGAGGGAGAGCTTGAGATAAATAATTATCAGGTTCTTGGTGAAAAAGAAAGAGAGGGATTTAAAGAGATAAGAATTCGTTTTGACCTTAAGACTCATATTAGAGGGATAACTGAACTCTTAGAGAAAATAGAAGCCCTTAAAGGAATTTACATTAGTGAATTTAGCATCACAAAGCTCCGTTATGGTATCAAAAAATATGATTTACGGGTGAGGTTAGTATGTGCAAAATTAGTCTATGGTTGA
- the gspD gene encoding type II secretion system secretin GspD yields the protein MCKISLWLIVFIVIILSNCPPIVSEVINQDPPSRQIRVSPKEPRPEKKVEPSQEKKMPTERIKKKGGPQKIELNFEGAPLTEVIRVILGDYLNKNYTVQPNLNPGLTLFIRGKYTDTELFNFLRQALNLNNIDIIEKEGMYFLVRKEKAAQFGLTIVKGKEQLEKMKEPAILIYRLSYIEPEVALKTIKPFLSSGSPTVVNKAISGIILADEVENIKTALKLLQTLDSFLLKDVYIETIPLKNMDAETVVEKVKNVFSDLSILKNNPKLKENTLIMPIEKTNYVLVVTLNPELLSELKKWIEVLDSIKITEEQNLYVRFIENGLAKDIADILNEVYETGVAKISEKATETTAKTEKKKIVAAKLPSQGLPSGQVTGKIKIIADEINNALVILATPQDYKIIERAIKALDIMPREVLLEVLVAEVSLRGSIEQGVEWWLKKRGVDVGRMDVSFGGEPPKPEEFKPSQALSLYFGSLSENVLSLLTLLSDISEVNVIASPTVLAIDHKEAKITVGGEVPTVSSTITGIEATAGQVAASIQYMPYGTILTVTPHISSAGVVRMEVKQEFSDVAKTKVAGQETYEKFTREVETNLVAKDGQTVVIGGLIRTKIDKTRSGIPILMDIPILRYLFSSNTYKREKTEVLISITPHVIKRGKTAVQVSEVFLDKVKGLKKLLEKK from the coding sequence ATGTGCAAAATTAGTCTATGGTTGATAGTATTCATTGTTATAATTTTGAGCAATTGTCCTCCTATTGTTTCTGAAGTTATTAATCAAGACCCTCCTTCAAGGCAAATAAGAGTTTCTCCTAAGGAACCCCGTCCAGAAAAAAAGGTAGAACCTTCACAAGAAAAAAAGATGCCTACAGAAAGGATAAAGAAGAAAGGAGGACCACAAAAGATTGAACTCAATTTTGAGGGAGCTCCTTTGACAGAAGTCATCCGCGTTATTTTGGGAGATTATTTAAATAAAAATTATACTGTCCAACCCAATTTGAATCCAGGTTTGACCTTGTTTATTAGAGGTAAATATACTGACACCGAATTGTTCAATTTCCTACGCCAGGCCTTAAATTTAAATAATATTGACATCATAGAAAAGGAAGGGATGTATTTTCTTGTCCGTAAAGAAAAAGCTGCTCAATTTGGATTGACTATTGTTAAAGGAAAAGAGCAGTTAGAAAAGATGAAAGAGCCAGCCATTCTTATTTATCGGCTCTCTTATATTGAGCCAGAAGTAGCTTTAAAAACCATAAAGCCCTTTCTTTCATCCGGGTCCCCTACAGTGGTAAATAAAGCCATTTCTGGAATCATTCTTGCCGATGAGGTAGAAAATATTAAGACTGCTTTAAAGCTCCTTCAGACCCTTGATAGTTTCTTATTAAAAGATGTTTATATAGAAACCATTCCCTTAAAAAATATGGATGCTGAGACAGTAGTAGAAAAGGTCAAAAATGTCTTTTCTGACTTAAGTATTTTAAAAAATAACCCTAAATTGAAGGAAAATACCTTGATTATGCCTATTGAAAAAACTAATTATGTTTTGGTGGTAACCCTTAACCCTGAGCTGCTTTCTGAACTGAAGAAATGGATAGAAGTTTTAGATAGCATCAAGATTACCGAAGAACAAAATCTCTATGTTCGTTTTATTGAAAATGGGTTGGCTAAAGACATTGCCGATATCTTAAATGAAGTTTATGAAACAGGAGTAGCAAAGATCTCTGAGAAAGCCACTGAGACAACTGCCAAAACTGAAAAGAAAAAGATTGTGGCGGCAAAGCTTCCATCTCAAGGACTACCTAGTGGACAAGTAACTGGAAAAATAAAGATTATTGCTGACGAAATAAACAATGCCTTGGTCATTTTGGCCACCCCTCAAGATTACAAAATTATAGAGAGGGCCATTAAGGCCTTAGACATTATGCCTAGAGAGGTATTGCTTGAAGTATTAGTGGCAGAAGTGAGCTTAAGAGGAAGTATAGAGCAAGGTGTTGAATGGTGGTTGAAAAAAAGGGGAGTGGATGTAGGCAGAATGGATGTTTCTTTTGGAGGAGAGCCACCTAAACCTGAGGAGTTCAAACCCTCTCAAGCCCTTTCCCTTTATTTTGGCAGTCTTTCAGAAAATGTGCTTTCACTTTTAACTTTGCTATCTGATATCTCTGAAGTGAATGTGATTGCCTCCCCTACGGTTTTGGCCATAGACCATAAAGAGGCGAAAATTACAGTAGGCGGAGAAGTGCCCACTGTTAGTTCAACAATAACTGGTATAGAAGCTACGGCTGGCCAAGTTGCTGCTAGCATCCAATATATGCCTTATGGAACAATCTTGACTGTTACTCCCCACATAAGTTCTGCAGGGGTAGTGAGGATGGAGGTAAAACAAGAATTTAGTGATGTGGCTAAGACAAAAGTGGCGGGGCAGGAAACATACGAAAAATTTACTAGAGAGGTAGAAACCAATTTGGTAGCTAAAGATGGTCAAACAGTAGTTATAGGAGGTCTTATCCGGACCAAGATAGATAAGACTAGATCCGGGATTCCTATTCTTATGGACATTCCGATTTTAAGATATTTATTTAGTTCAAATACTTACAAAAGAGAAAAAACTGAGGTTTTAATATCTATTACTCCTCATGTCATAAAAAGAGGAAAGACTGCTGTTCAAGTAAGCGAGGTATTTTTGGATAAGGTAAAAGGGCTGAAGAAACTGTTAGAAAAAAAATAA
- a CDS encoding transketolase, translated as MRDIDYLQRLSKQIRKDILIMLHKAGSGHTGGSLSAVELLIALFWGKLRQDPKNPHWSERDRFVLSKGHAAPALYAILAHLGYFPKEELFHLRELGARLQGHPDCKFTPGIEVPTGSLGQGLSMANGMAIATRLDKLSTRVYVLLGDGEVQEGQVWEAAMSAAHYKLDNLCAILDNNGLQIDGWVKDVMQIEPLAAKWKAFGWTVIEIDGHDFKQIFEALDKAEKIKERPTIIIAHTIKGKGVSFFENQAKYHGVAPNTEELEMALKELEH; from the coding sequence ATAAGGGATATTGATTATCTTCAAAGATTATCCAAGCAGATTCGGAAAGATATTTTGATAATGCTCCATAAGGCTGGGTCAGGGCACACAGGAGGTTCACTTTCTGCTGTAGAATTGTTAATTGCTTTGTTTTGGGGTAAATTAAGGCAAGACCCTAAAAATCCCCATTGGTCAGAAAGAGACAGATTCGTTTTATCTAAAGGACACGCAGCTCCTGCCCTTTATGCTATCCTTGCTCATTTGGGTTATTTTCCTAAAGAAGAGTTATTTCACTTACGAGAGTTGGGGGCTCGGCTACAAGGTCATCCTGATTGCAAATTTACACCAGGCATAGAGGTACCAACCGGGTCTTTAGGACAGGGTTTATCTATGGCCAATGGGATGGCTATAGCTACCCGTTTGGATAAACTGTCTACTAGGGTGTATGTCCTTTTGGGTGATGGTGAGGTTCAGGAAGGCCAAGTATGGGAAGCGGCAATGTCTGCAGCCCATTATAAACTTGATAATTTATGTGCTATATTGGATAACAATGGTCTTCAAATAGATGGTTGGGTAAAAGACGTAATGCAAATCGAGCCTCTTGCTGCCAAATGGAAGGCTTTTGGTTGGACAGTAATAGAGATTGATGGACATGATTTCAAACAGATTTTTGAAGCTTTAGATAAAGCGGAAAAGATAAAAGAAAGACCTACAATCATCATTGCTCATACTATAAAAGGGAAGGGAGTATCATTTTTTGAAAATCAGGCCAAATATCATGGTGTAGCACCGAATACAGAAGAGTTGGAAATGGCTCTTAAGGAATTGGAGCATTAG
- a CDS encoding transketolase family protein: MKKASTREAYGKTLVELGEKNRDIVVLDADLSGSTKTQMFAQKFPERFFNMGISEQDMMGTAAGLAVAGKIPFASTFAIFATGRAWEQIRQSIAYAGLNVKIVASHGGITVGDDGGSHQALEDVALMRILPNMTVIVPADAIEMAQVIRTITEEYYGPVYVRSSRIAFPVIYENKNYSFKIGKADIVREGDELTIIAMGLMVHHALAAASLLALEGIEVRVINMSTIKPIDEEIIIDSAQKTGLIVTVEEHSIIGGLGSAVCEVVSEKYPVPVKRMGIKDRFGISGKPEKLLSYFKLTPQDIAQEAKKLLNNKPRLLRAAN; this comes from the coding sequence ATGAAAAAGGCAAGTACGCGTGAGGCTTATGGTAAGACCTTAGTGGAATTAGGAGAAAAAAATAGAGATATTGTAGTGTTGGATGCAGACCTTTCTGGCTCTACTAAAACACAGATGTTTGCTCAGAAATTTCCGGAAAGGTTTTTTAATATGGGAATTTCCGAACAAGATATGATGGGAACAGCTGCGGGATTAGCTGTTGCAGGTAAAATTCCCTTTGCTAGCACCTTTGCCATCTTTGCCACTGGACGAGCTTGGGAACAAATAAGGCAATCCATTGCCTATGCTGGATTAAATGTAAAAATCGTAGCTAGTCATGGTGGAATTACGGTAGGAGATGACGGTGGTTCACATCAGGCCTTAGAAGATGTAGCTTTGATGCGTATTCTGCCTAATATGACTGTTATTGTTCCAGCAGATGCCATAGAGATGGCTCAGGTAATTAGAACTATTACTGAGGAGTATTATGGACCGGTATATGTGAGGAGTTCCCGCATCGCCTTTCCTGTAATTTATGAAAATAAAAATTATTCTTTTAAAATAGGTAAAGCTGATATTGTTAGAGAAGGAGACGAACTTACTATTATTGCTATGGGGTTAATGGTTCATCATGCCCTCGCTGCTGCTTCTCTTCTTGCCCTTGAAGGAATAGAAGTTAGGGTAATTAATATGTCTACCATAAAGCCCATTGATGAGGAAATAATTATTGATTCAGCACAAAAGACAGGGCTTATAGTTACAGTGGAAGAACATTCTATAATAGGTGGTTTAGGGAGTGCAGTGTGTGAGGTGGTTTCGGAAAAATATCCTGTACCAGTGAAAAGAATGGGTATCAAAGACCGTTTTGGCATCTCAGGAAAGCCTGAAAAATTGCTTTCTTATTTTAAACTTACTCCCCAAGATATTGCTCAGGAAGCCAAGAAGCTGTTAAACAACAAACCTCGATTATTACGAGCTGCTAATTAA
- the glgC gene encoding glucose-1-phosphate adenylyltransferase, which translates to MRFGSKVKILGMVLAGGKGERLYPLTQHRTKPAVHFGGIYRLIDFVLSNLVNSGVYSVYVLTQYKAQSLLRHLQHGWVSTYPMNSFFILPVPAQMRVRETWYLGTADAIYQNIYLIKQFKPDLVAIFGADHVYFMDIRQMINFHLEKKADVTVATIPYPITECQRFGAVVVGEDWQVKEFQEKVPNPTPLPSNPQEGLVSMGNYIFNTEVLFEELEVDAEDVNSSHDFGRDILPRICNTRRVFAYDFRQNKVPGIQGKNVYWRDVGTIAAYYEANMDLKNPLPKLNLYNPQWPVRSVKYHDPPAKVVIDAHGRIGHLENSLIAGGSIVSGGWVRDSIIGRNVFVNSRALIEESIIIGNVTIEEGAQIRRAIIDEGNVIGQGEQVGYDLNKDAERFYLDPILKVVVVRKKME; encoded by the coding sequence ATGAGGTTTGGAAGCAAAGTTAAAATTTTAGGTATGGTTTTAGCAGGCGGTAAAGGGGAAAGGCTTTATCCACTTACCCAACATCGGACAAAACCAGCTGTTCACTTTGGGGGCATTTATCGTTTAATAGATTTTGTTTTAAGCAATTTAGTAAATTCAGGTGTTTATTCTGTTTATGTATTAACTCAATACAAGGCCCAATCCCTCCTTCGTCACCTTCAGCATGGTTGGGTAAGCACCTATCCCATGAATAGTTTTTTTATTTTACCTGTGCCTGCCCAAATGAGAGTGCGGGAGACCTGGTATTTAGGCACAGCAGATGCAATTTATCAAAATATCTATCTTATTAAACAGTTTAAGCCTGACTTGGTTGCTATTTTTGGCGCAGACCATGTATACTTTATGGATATTCGTCAAATGATTAATTTTCATTTAGAAAAAAAGGCAGATGTGACTGTGGCTACCATCCCTTATCCTATTACTGAATGCCAACGATTTGGAGCAGTAGTGGTAGGAGAAGACTGGCAAGTTAAAGAATTTCAGGAAAAAGTGCCTAATCCCACACCTCTACCAAGCAATCCTCAAGAAGGGTTAGTATCCATGGGAAATTATATTTTTAATACTGAGGTGCTTTTTGAAGAGTTAGAAGTTGACGCTGAGGACGTAAATAGCTCCCACGATTTTGGTAGAGATATCCTACCCCGAATTTGCAATACCAGACGTGTTTTTGCCTATGACTTTCGCCAGAATAAAGTTCCTGGGATTCAAGGAAAAAATGTCTATTGGCGGGATGTAGGGACAATTGCAGCTTATTATGAAGCCAATATGGATTTGAAGAATCCATTACCAAAGTTAAATCTTTATAACCCTCAATGGCCGGTACGTTCAGTGAAATACCATGATCCACCGGCAAAGGTAGTGATTGATGCCCATGGACGAATTGGCCATTTAGAAAATAGCCTTATTGCTGGTGGTTCTATTGTTAGTGGAGGATGGGTGAGAGATTCTATCATTGGACGGAATGTATTTGTCAATAGTCGTGCCCTGATAGAAGAGTCAATTATTATTGGTAATGTGACCATTGAAGAAGGAGCCCAGATTAGGCGGGCAATTATAGATGAAGGAAATGTTATTGGGCAGGGAGAACAAGTAGGATATGATTTAAACAAAGATGCAGAAAGATTTTATCTTGATCCCATTTTAAAAGTTGTAGTAGTTAGGAAAAAAATGGAATAG
- a CDS encoding glycerate kinase type-2 family protein: MDYKHILKDLFFAGLKSVDPHTGVKNYIGEVLSEYKTGKYETLLTIGFGKAAYQMALAVEESLGDLLTNGLVITKYGHGGTLKNIKIEEAAHPIPDENGLKATNRMIELLKKNATEKTLVLCLISGGGSALLVAPYKGITLEEKKDVTKLLLKAGTDIEELNTVRKHISRVKGGRLAEHCYPARIISFILSDVIGDRLETIASGPTAPDETTYKHALRVLKKFNLFKKVPPSVLDLLRKGEKGIIPETLKKDNPVFKKVTNIIVGNNKKALQAIKHQAVKLGFNAQIISAELSGEAREVAKFLANLALKTQKTSPNLPLFLISGGETTVTVKGPGIGGRNTELALAFALEIAGKKGITLLSAGSDGTDGPTDAAGAIVNGDTVHKAKDLGLDPERFLENNDSYNFFKKIRGLFITGPTGTNVMDIQIIVVDSP; the protein is encoded by the coding sequence ATGGATTATAAACATATCTTAAAAGATTTATTTTTTGCTGGATTAAAATCAGTAGATCCTCATACTGGAGTGAAGAACTATATAGGTGAAGTTTTGTCTGAATATAAAACAGGAAAATATGAAACACTTTTAACTATTGGTTTTGGGAAAGCAGCTTATCAAATGGCTTTAGCAGTGGAAGAATCACTGGGAGATTTGCTTACTAATGGTTTGGTAATTACTAAATATGGACATGGTGGAACATTGAAAAATATAAAAATCGAGGAAGCCGCACACCCCATACCAGATGAAAATGGACTAAAGGCCACAAATAGAATGATAGAGCTTTTGAAAAAAAATGCTACAGAGAAAACACTGGTGCTATGTCTTATCTCTGGAGGTGGTTCGGCTTTGCTAGTTGCCCCATATAAGGGAATAACCTTAGAAGAAAAAAAGGATGTAACAAAACTTTTGCTTAAAGCAGGAACTGATATAGAAGAACTTAATACTGTAAGAAAACACATTTCAAGAGTCAAAGGAGGAAGATTGGCTGAACATTGCTATCCGGCTAGAATTATTTCTTTTATACTTTCAGATGTAATCGGGGATCGTTTAGAGACCATCGCCTCAGGACCTACGGCTCCTGATGAAACTACTTATAAACATGCCTTGAGAGTCTTAAAAAAATTTAATCTTTTTAAAAAAGTCCCACCTAGCGTCTTAGACCTTTTGAGAAAAGGTGAAAAAGGAATAATTCCTGAAACTTTAAAGAAAGACAACCCGGTCTTTAAAAAAGTAACCAATATTATCGTAGGAAACAACAAAAAGGCACTCCAGGCCATTAAACATCAGGCAGTTAAACTTGGTTTTAATGCCCAAATAATTAGTGCAGAGCTTAGTGGTGAAGCTAGGGAAGTAGCTAAATTTCTGGCTAATTTGGCATTAAAAACCCAAAAAACATCCCCTAATCTTCCTCTCTTTCTTATCAGCGGAGGAGAGACTACAGTTACTGTAAAAGGACCAGGCATAGGGGGTAGAAATACCGAACTAGCCCTTGCCTTTGCTTTAGAAATCGCTGGCAAAAAGGGAATTACTTTACTTTCAGCAGGAAGTGATGGCACTGATGGCCCCACTGATGCGGCTGGGGCAATAGTGAATGGAGATACTGTTCATAAAGCTAAAGATTTAGGGCTTGATCCAGAGAGATTTTTAGAAAACAATGATTCTTATAACTTTTTTAAAAAAATAAGAGGACTTTTCATCACCGGACCTACTGGCACTAATGTAATGGATATCCAAATCATTGTTGTAGATTCACCATAG
- a CDS encoding glycosyl transferase, which yields MGDFFQNGVITTLHRLNRDNEKILENELIEYTKHRPIALVLPSLFSELKGNALPKIIDELCTVPYIEQIIISLDQANKEEFLFAKKFFSRLPQKTAIIWNDGPRMQSLYGKLGEEFCCWERGKGLGTWMAYGYVLASEKSQIIVCHDCDILTYNKEILTRLCYPVTSPSLNFEFCKGYYSRVTDRLHGRVTRLFVTPLIRALMKTLGITPFLLYLDSFRYLLAGEFAMTASLAWRNRIPGDWGLEIGVLGEVYRNCSLRNICQVDLADTYEHKHQEIFPKNASRGLLKMTVDIAKNLFRTLASEGVIFSEGFFKTLKATYVREAQTALRKYHNDALINSLYFDRHGEALAVEEFANSVTIAGEQILEDPLGIPLIPNWSRIVSAIPDFFDRLLETVEEDNKD from the coding sequence ATGGGCGATTTTTTTCAAAATGGGGTCATTACTACCCTCCATCGTTTAAACCGAGATAATGAAAAAATTTTAGAGAATGAGCTAATAGAATATACAAAGCATCGTCCTATTGCCTTGGTATTACCTTCTCTTTTTAGTGAGCTTAAAGGAAATGCCTTACCTAAAATTATTGATGAACTTTGCACAGTTCCTTATATAGAACAAATTATAATCAGTTTAGACCAAGCAAATAAGGAAGAATTTCTGTTTGCCAAAAAATTCTTTTCACGTTTGCCCCAAAAAACTGCTATTATTTGGAATGATGGACCAAGAATGCAAAGTCTTTATGGAAAATTAGGAGAGGAATTCTGCTGCTGGGAAAGAGGAAAAGGATTGGGTACTTGGATGGCTTACGGCTATGTTTTAGCTTCTGAGAAATCTCAGATCATTGTTTGTCATGACTGTGATATTTTAACTTATAATAAAGAAATACTTACCAGATTGTGTTATCCTGTGACCAGTCCTAGCTTAAATTTCGAATTTTGTAAGGGTTATTATAGTCGAGTTACTGACCGCCTCCATGGGCGAGTAACACGTCTGTTTGTTACTCCTCTTATCCGCGCCTTAATGAAAACCTTGGGAATCACTCCTTTTCTTCTTTACTTGGATAGCTTTCGTTATCTTTTAGCAGGCGAATTTGCTATGACTGCTAGTCTAGCCTGGAGAAATAGGATTCCAGGAGATTGGGGACTAGAGATTGGTGTCTTAGGAGAAGTCTACAGAAATTGCTCTTTAAGAAACATTTGTCAGGTAGACCTGGCTGACACTTATGAGCACAAACATCAGGAAATCTTTCCTAAAAATGCTTCAAGGGGACTTTTAAAAATGACTGTGGATATTGCCAAAAACCTATTTAGAACCTTAGCAAGTGAGGGGGTAATTTTTTCAGAAGGTTTTTTTAAAACACTAAAAGCAACTTATGTAAGAGAAGCACAAACTGCCCTGAGAAAATATCACAACGATGCCTTGATAAACTCTCTTTACTTTGATAGACACGGAGAAGCATTAGCTGTTGAAGAATTTGCCAATAGTGTCACCATTGCTGGGGAACAAATTTTGGAAGACCCCTTAGGCATTCCTCTTATTCCTAACTGGAGCCGGATAGTCTCGGCTATTCCTGACTTTTTTGACCGATTGTTGGAGACAGTAGAAGAAGATAATAAGGATTAA
- a CDS encoding HAD-IIB family hydrolase, producing the protein MPEKLMYLIFSDLDGTLLDEDTYSFQEATEAIEFLKEKEIPLILCSSKTWFEMELYREKMDIMTYPFIPENGGAIFIPKTKLNLHDFEYKVIDKYQVIEIGKPHEVIKKKFQEILNRLGFQIKGFSQMEAKEISKLSGLPLEEAKLAAQREYSEPFIFKNDKYKFFLLEEAIKKYGLKLTKGNRFYSISWGSDKGKAVQILKSIYQQTYLHKTIISVGIGDSPNDIPMLKEVDIPVVVRRKSGKYQVCDLENVYYTQRIGPGGWSEAIYNILRR; encoded by the coding sequence ATGCCAGAAAAATTGATGTATCTTATTTTTTCTGATTTAGATGGAACTTTACTAGATGAGGATACTTATAGTTTCCAAGAAGCCACTGAGGCTATTGAGTTTCTGAAAGAAAAAGAAATTCCCCTCATTTTGTGTTCTAGTAAGACATGGTTTGAAATGGAATTATATAGAGAAAAAATGGATATTATGACTTACCCATTTATTCCTGAAAATGGAGGTGCCATATTTATTCCAAAAACAAAGCTCAATCTTCATGATTTTGAATATAAAGTGATAGATAAATACCAGGTAATTGAAATAGGCAAACCTCATGAGGTTATAAAAAAGAAATTTCAAGAAATCTTGAACCGATTAGGTTTCCAAATAAAAGGTTTTTCTCAAATGGAAGCTAAGGAGATTTCCAAACTTAGTGGCTTACCTTTAGAAGAAGCAAAATTGGCTGCCCAGCGAGAATATTCAGAACCATTTATTTTCAAAAACGATAAGTATAAATTTTTTTTGCTAGAAGAAGCGATTAAAAAATATGGGCTTAAACTTACCAAAGGAAATAGATTTTATAGTATTAGCTGGGGAAGTGATAAAGGTAAGGCAGTTCAAATTTTAAAGTCTATTTATCAACAAACTTATCTTCATAAGACGATTATCTCTGTTGGCATTGGAGATAGCCCAAATGATATTCCTATGTTAAAAGAAGTGGATATTCCAGTAGTGGTAAGAAGAAAATCAGGAAAATACCAAGTGTGCGATTTAGAAAATGTTTACTATACTCAAAGAATAGGGCCCGGAGGATGGTCTGAAGCAATATATAACATTTTAAGGAGGTAG
- a CDS encoding D-2-hydroxyacid dehydrogenase, protein MLKLVFLDGNTVGDVDLSGLKRFGDLEVFPLTKSNEVSSRIKQADIVITNKVKIDKEAMRQATKLKLICIAATGTDHVDLAYARKKGIVVTNVAGYSTQSVVNVTFAMFFYLLTHLRYYDNYVKTGEYAKSDIFTNLDEPFWELQGKRWGIIGLGNIGTAVARVARCFGCEVVYYSTSGKHVDKEFKRVSLEELLKFADVVSIHAPLNTNTRDLITYYELKLMKKTAILLNLGRGGIVNERDLARALNEDLIAAAGLDVLEREPIEKNSPLLNIKNKEKILITPHIAWASLESRKRLINQIILNIQAFLEGKERNKII, encoded by the coding sequence ATGCTAAAACTTGTTTTTCTGGATGGAAATACGGTAGGAGATGTAGATTTAAGTGGTTTAAAAAGATTTGGTGATTTAGAAGTATTTCCCTTGACTAAAAGCAATGAAGTATCCTCTCGGATTAAACAGGCTGATATTGTGATTACTAATAAAGTGAAAATAGACAAAGAAGCAATGAGACAAGCAACTAAACTAAAGCTTATTTGTATTGCCGCTACAGGAACAGACCATGTTGATTTAGCTTATGCTAGAAAAAAAGGAATTGTGGTTACTAATGTAGCGGGGTATTCCACTCAAAGTGTAGTCAATGTGACTTTTGCTATGTTTTTTTATTTGCTTACCCATCTGCGATATTATGATAATTATGTCAAAACCGGAGAATATGCCAAGAGTGACATATTTACTAATTTAGATGAACCTTTTTGGGAGCTCCAGGGCAAAAGATGGGGAATTATAGGCCTAGGAAACATAGGCACTGCTGTAGCTAGAGTGGCCCGTTGTTTTGGTTGTGAAGTGGTTTATTATTCTACTTCAGGAAAACATGTTGATAAAGAATTTAAAAGGGTTTCTCTTGAAGAATTATTAAAATTCGCTGATGTGGTTTCCATTCATGCCCCTTTAAATACAAATACCAGAGATTTAATCACTTATTATGAATTAAAATTAATGAAAAAAACAGCTATCCTCTTAAACTTAGGTAGAGGGGGAATAGTAAACGAAAGAGATTTGGCTAGAGCATTGAACGAAGATTTAATTGCCGCTGCAGGCTTGGATGTTCTTGAAAGGGAGCCTATAGAGAAAAATAGTCCTCTTTTGAATATAAAAAACAAGGAGAAAATTTTGATAACTCCACATATTGCCTGGGCCAGTTTAGAATCAAGAAAAAGGCTTATAAACCAGATTATATTGAATATCCAAGCCTTTTTGGAAGGTAAAGAAAGAAATAAAATAATTTAA